The genomic interval GCGTTACTACATACAGGACGAGGCCAGCCAGCTTATAACGCTGTTACTCTCCCCGCGTCCGGGCGAGACAGTGCTCGACGCCTGCGCCGCACCCGGCGGCAAGACCACGCATATGGCGCAGATGATGGAGAACAAGGGTGCCATATACGCGCTCGACAAAAATGCCGCGAGGCTTAAGACCCTCGATGCGCTCGCCAAGAGGCTCGGCGTGGATATAGTCAGGACCGTCCAGGCCGACGCGTCGACGCTGGCCTGCCAGCCCTCGCTCCTGCCATACGAAGGGGCGGCAGGGGGCGGCGCCGGGGGTTCGCTCTCCGCGGAGGCGCTCCCCGAAGGCGGCTTCGACGCGGTGCTCGTGGATGCGCCGTGCTCGGGGCTGGGGGTCGTTAGGAGGAGGCCGGATATAAAGTGGAGGAGGAGTGCGGCGAAGATCAAGGAGCTGTCGGGGCTCCAGGCCCGGCTCCTCGATAACCTGGCGAAGTACGTAAAAGAGGGGGGAAGGATGGTCTACTCGGTCTGCAGCCTCGAACCCGAGGAGACGGACCGGGTGGTGGACGGGTTCCTCGATACCCACCGTGGCTTTTCCGTCGAGGACGGCTCTAAGTACCTGCCGCCCGCCCGCAGGCCGCTGTCTGCCTGCAGGCCGCTTGCCGTCGGGGACGGCCGCATGAGGACCTTCCCGCACACCCACGGCACGGACGGTTTTTTTGCGGTAAGGCTTAAGAGGGGCTGAGGCGGCGCGCCACCTTTCGCTCAGAGCTTCGTCTTTAAAAAGTCCGCGAGCTTGATGTCTATCTTGCTTACGTGGTTCATAAACCAGCTGCCGATGAACGTATTAGTCTTTGTCGTAAGCGCCAGGTTCACTCCCGACTCGGCCAGGGCGGCCTTGAACTCGGCTATGGCTGCCTTGAACTCTTCGTGTTCTTTCTTGTGCTCGTCGGAGCCAGGATAGTCGTAGCGCTTCATGTAATCCTCTTCCAGGGTGAAGTGGGTGTCGATGTACTCCTCGAAGTACCTGATGGCGCCCTCCAGCTTGTCGGCGTGCTTATCCGACCCCATTGAGGCGAAGAGGTCGTTCACCCTTCTGATGAGTTCCTTGTGCTGGGAGTCTATCTTCTCCACCCCTACGGACAACTCTTCTTTCCATTCGATGGGCATGGGTCGCCTCCCCTCTCAGATGTTTTTTCTCAGGAAATCGCCGAGCCCGATGTCCACGTGGCTTACGTGGTTTACGAGCCGGTTGCTCAGGAAAATGTGTCGGGCCGGGGGTGCGATGTAAGAGCCGGGCACCCCAGACCGTACTCTTCCTCTGCTCAGAGTAGGGGTTTCAGGAACTCGCCGAGCTTTGTGTCTATCCGGCTTATGTGGTTCAGGAGCCAGCCGCTTACGAAGATGTTGGTCTTCGTCGTAATCGCCAGGCTCGGGCCCGACTTGTCCAACTCGGCCTTCAAGTCGTTCAGGGAGGCCTTGAAACTTTCGTGCTCTCCCTTGTG from Thermodesulfobacteriota bacterium carries:
- a CDS encoding bacteriohemerythrin, whose product is MPIEWKEELSVGVEKIDSQHKELIRRVNDLFASMGSDKHADKLEGAIRYFEEYIDTHFTLEEDYMKRYDYPGSDEHKKEHEEFKAAIAEFKAALAESGVNLALTTKTNTFIGSWFMNHVSKIDIKLADFLKTKL